A genomic region of Eucalyptus grandis isolate ANBG69807.140 chromosome 5, ASM1654582v1, whole genome shotgun sequence contains the following coding sequences:
- the LOC120293914 gene encoding uncharacterized protein LOC120293914 → MSVHILREPTIAERHQQWMAEYVRTYEDPQENAKCQAIFAENLHSLRISKDLTNEEFIRSHTKYLAFKGILLGILSRSSSRRNRGDHKWQLSVLFEQQLIDCDATSYSYRGGYPDNAFNSQLDHVVVVVGYGKSEDGIDFWKIRNSLGEAWGEGGYMRVQRRW, encoded by the exons ATGTCAGTCCACATATTGCGAGAGCCCACCATTGCAGAGCGGCACCAGCAATGGATGGCCGAATATGTTCGGACCTACGAGGACCCACAGGAGAATGCAAAATGCCAGGCGATTTTCGCCGAGAACTTGCATTCATTGAGGATTTCAAAAG ACCTGACCAATGAGGAGTTTATCCGAAGCCATACGAAATACCTGGCATTTAAGGG GATCCTGCTGGGCATTCTCAGTCGTAGCAGCAGTAGAAGGAATCGTGGGGATCACAAGTGGCAACTATCGGTGCTCTTTGAGCAACAACTGATAGATTGTGATGCCACAAGCTACAGCTATAGAGGCGGTTACCCAGACAATGCTTTCAA CTCGCAACTAGACCACGTCGTTGTCGTCGTTGGGTACGGGAAGAGCGAGGATGGAATCGATTTCTGGAAGATCAGGAACTCTTTGGGCGAGGCATGGGGTGAAGGCGGTTACATGAGGGTTCAGAGGCGGTGGTAG
- the LOC104428994 gene encoding zingipain-2: protein MALKLAKSFSIWLTLILCACACTSNTASRTYDIPSATKKFEEWMSRHGRDYKDVSEKAKRLKIFLENLQFIEEFNGAANRTYKVGLNKFSDLTNEEFVAAYTGYKLPSSTPRNSSQVNSFKYQGSNSIPESIDWVQKGAVNPIKYQRQCGSCWSFSVVAAVEAITQITTGVLPSLSEQQLIDCTTDGNHGCEGGSMDNGFEYIINNNGISSETNYPYVGVDGTCNVQASSVAEAKISDHKDVPSNEDDMLKAVAMQPVSAAIDANGDVFKHYVGGVFIGPCEANLNHAVTVVGYGTDTDGTKYWLIRNSWDISWGESGYMRLQRDSGVEGGLCGIASKVSYPVA, encoded by the exons ATGGCTttgaaacttgcaaaaagttTCTCCATATGGTTGACACTTATCTTGTGTGCATGTGCATGCACATCGAACACTGCGTCTCGTACCTACGACATTCCATCCGCGACTAAAAAGTTCGAGGAGTGGATGAGTCGGCACGGGCGCGACTACAAAGATGTCAGCGAGAAGGCGAAGCGTCTGAAGATTTTCTTGGAAAACCTGCAGTTCATCGAGGAGTTCAATGGTGCAGCGAACCGTACTTACAAGGTCGGATTGAACAAGTTCTCGGACTTAACCAACGAGGAATTTGTGGCGGCATATACTGGATACAAATTGCCATCATCAACACCCAGGAACTCCTCCCAAGTCAATTCTTTCAAGTACCAAGGTTCGAATAGCATCCCAGAGAGCATCGATTGGGTCCAAAAAGGTGCTGTCAACCCTATCAAATACCAACGTCAATGTG GATCTTGCTGGTCGTTCTCCGTGGTGGCGGCAGTAGAAGCAATCACACAGATCACCACTGGCGTGCTACCGAGCCTGTCCGAGCAGCAACTCATAGACTGCACCACTGATGGGAACCACGGCTGTGAAGGCGGCTCAATGGACAATGGCTTCGAGTACATCATCAACAATAACGGCATCAGCTCCGAGACGAACTACCCATACGTTGGGGTCGACGGCACCTGCAATGTGCAGGCCTCCTCTGTCGCCGAGGCCAAAATATCAGACCACAAGGACGTCCCCTCAAACGAGGATGACATGCTGAAGGCCGTGGCGATGCAGCCGGTGTCGGCGGCAATCGATGCAAACGGAGACGTGTTCAAGCACTATGTAGGTGGGGTCTTTATTGGCCCGTGTGAAGCCAATCTGAACCACGCAGTGACGGTCGTCGGGTACGGGACGGACACGGATGGGACCAAGTACTGGTTGATAAGAAATTCTTGGGACATCTCGTGGGGCGAGAGTGGGTACATGAGACTTCAGAGAGATTCTGGGGTTGAAGGTGGGCTTTGTGGAATTGCCTCGAAAGTTTCTTATCCCGTTGCATAA